DNA from Rhinatrema bivittatum chromosome 16, aRhiBiv1.1, whole genome shotgun sequence:
GGGCAATCTACGCAGCTCTTCCTTTCATTCGACAGGAATAGGTTAGGAGTTGCGGTTTCCAGGCAAATGTTGtcaaactggctggcggattgtatttccttctgctatgtgcaggcggaccttcagcttggaggccgtaTCAAGGCTCACTCGGTCAGAGTCGTGGTGgcttcagtggcccacttgtgagcggTTCCTGTAGCCGCAAGACTGCGACGTGGcattctctccacactttcaccgcccattactgcttggacagggATGACCATCACGACAGCAACTTCGGCCAGTCCTGCGGAATCTTTTTCAgctatagaacccaactcttcctgcctagggccccaTTTTTCAGGTTCAAGCTGATTCCCTCTGTTACCATGAGTACCCAGTGTTGGTTAGGTGCTTGTTGGTCTTACCTGTTGCTCGGAATCAGCTTGTAGCTACGTattcacccatgtgcgaggaccaccatcctgtttgtcctaggaaaaagcagagttgcttacctgttacgggtgttctcagaggacagcaggatgttagtcctcacgaaacccgcctgccaccccacagagttgttTTAtttaagtttctagaaactttgacagaagatttccttgccaggctccatccgatgatgtcacccatgtgtgaggactaacatcctgctgtccttggagaacacctgttgcaggaaAGCAACTCCGCTTTCTTCCCGGTCACCTTATCTGCACCTGCTTCATGTTTTTGCTTTTAGAGAGAAGGAGATGCTGTTGTTCAGTGgccttttttttcctggcatttctTCTCCCCGAGGGTGTTTTGAgctctcctctccacatcctcaGCGGTCCTGGCAGGATGGTACTGTGATGTCAGAGGAGAGGTTTCAGCAACCTTCACAGAAGCCAGTGCAGGCGTTTGCAGGAGATTCAGTCATTCTGCAGCAGGACTATAAATAGCTCAGAGGCTTCTCTTCCGCTGACCTCTAATGCGTGTTATTTCTGTCCTGATTTTTTACGCTGGCATTGAATGTCCTTCATGAGACAGTTGCAGCCTCCTGTAGTGTTTCTGTAAATAAAGCCTGGATAGGGGATTAGCATGGGGTTAAGCTTCTGCTGAaaaactttctttgtctccccaTGTTGCCTGTTTAGCTGGACCAGGGATATTTACTCCCCTTTGGAGCCAGGGCATGGATGACTGATGTTGCAGCTGTTCGGACTGAGACTATAAGCAAGACACCTAGGGTCATCTTCCAAACCAGTGAGAGTGACCCGGTGAGTTTCCGCTGTGTTTCAGTGCTTTGGCAGACAACCAAATGTTTGAGTCCCAAGATGTTCTGCAGCCTAGCAGATCTAAGCAAGGAACCCGTGGGGCTGTGCTAGGCCAAACACTGAAGCTGCTGACTCTGCCTCTGTGAGAAAATCACCAAGCAAGGCTGCACTTTTAATTCTGCAAGCTTAAGGTTCCTGTTCCATCGTGAACTTGGCTCTTCACATCCAGCTTTGGTGCTTCTGATACTCTTATGCTTGTAAGAGCACATCAGCCATTGTTTGGATTTTTGATTAACCTGATGGATTTAGCCTCTctttaaattttttgttttacattaaaaGATAACATTTATGGGAAACATGTGAAGCCCTTTCAAAGCTCTCAGTCTAAATAgagatttttgcattttgttCAGTGCTTTCAGGTGTGCTAGATTCTACTGTTCATGTCTCCTTGTGCCTTATTGATCTCTTTAGCAGTACGCATTAGTCCCGTTGTAGTGCCTAGTCGCTTCCTTTGATTTTGAAGTGAAGCCATCTTGCCAGAATGTTGCCCTGAGCAGTCCTTGCATGGCTCTGTGGCAGGAGCGAGCGTTCAGTGCTTCCCGAGATCAGTCCCTGTGCCTGATCGCTTTCAATCGCTTGCCACTCCGCCTCTGACACAAAATGAAGGTATCTCTGCGAGGTGCTGCTCTGCAGATTCCAGCGGGGTTTCCATGGAAACCTGAGCTCAGCGCATCTCTTGCAGATGCGGCCCATCCCTGGGATCCCAGGCCACTGGCTTATGTTGCCAGGCAACGGCCTTCTGCAGTCAGCCCACAAAGCTAGAGGGTTTGACAACAGAAGCCAGCTTTCccaaactaaataaataaggcagaaaGCATGGGAGATGGTAAAACGTCACAGCCTAAATAGTCCATCCGGAGCTGGCTAGATTCAGAGAGATGCATTTGTAGACTGTGGGCCAGGTTGCAAGCATCTCTGTCCGCTAGAGATTAGGTGATGCACTGGTGGTAGACTCTGATTGGCTCTGCTTTGTGCTTTATCACTGTAGGCCAAACATGGACATCAACATGAAGGTCAGCACTATGTCCTGCCAGCACAGGAAGTGAAGAACATCTTCCCCCATGGACTTCCCTTTCGTTTTCAGCTGCAGGTGTGCTGCTGTGCAATCCAGTAGTgaacagggagggatgggctaAAACTTGCAGAGGTTAATCCACCATGTGCTGTGGTTCAGGAACAGGGAAAAATAAGCAGGCGTGATCTTCAAATAAGATTTCACCCAATAAAGAGAGTGTTtttgagggggggaaggggatacaCGTAGCTTTCCCCCAGAGATGGGGGAGAGCCATATGGATTGCTTGGGGGTGGACACACTTAGAATTCCTCCCAGGCAGTTTGGACCCCAGACTGGGATAAAGGCTCGTGGTGGACACTGGAATCTTTCCCCAAAGGTAAGGCAAAGGTTTGTAAGTAAACATTATGGCAGTCACTGATTCAGGGGCTTCCTATGTTACGGAGTCCTTACTCGGCAGTGTACGTCTGTTAGAGGTGAGGCTTCACCTTGCATGACTATGGCCATTTCAGAACACTTTTCCTGGTTCACAGTGCAGCAGGGATAGGAGATGGCTTTGCTAAGAAGAAGCATTGCTAAAGGTAGGAGCTTCCTAAAGTCGAGTtgtatggtttctttatttataaactgcttaaaaatcCTAAGTGGCCATATAAAGGACATTCACAATAAAAGAATGAATTATACAAAAACTTAAAATACTCTAAAACATATCAGGGCATATCAAAAATCCCTAAACAGCTCACGTAAAGAACATTCATAGCAAAACACTAACACATTCTAACAGCATATCAGAGCAATAAAATGTATTCAGAATAAAAGAGCAAAAAACAGGAGCCGTTCTTTAAAATACACTTCTAGAAGGAATGGTGCCTTAAGTCTTCCAAGGAATGTGATCTGAGGGTCTCACATAGATAGAGAgctccaggagagcaggcgatggtatataacttaatgacagtatagaaaagattttaaataaatctaaTGTGCCTTATCAAGTATTGCTCAAGGCATGGTATGCCAgtgtaataaaacataaaataaaaacagacttTTGCATAAATAATGAAAACATTGAATATCCCAAAACCCATGCAGGCACGATATAAAAAAAACTCCAGGTAAAACAAAATGTCATAGCAAGGTGCCATAATCACACCTTGTAACCTGCCTATAAATATCCCAGATCAACAATGAATCATTTAAAGCCAATTTATTCCTCATTCATACAGGCCTGCTTAAATACCCAGGTTTTTGGATGCTGTCTAAATGCACATTCTGGCCCCAAGGTTCCTGAGAGAATTCTCTAAGACTGGTAAATAGCAGGAAAATACTCTTCTTTGTTGTTCACAACCTCTCTTCCTGTACTGAAGGTACCACAAGTTCTGCCTGGTTCATGGATCTAATGCCTGAGGTGTAGCATCTAAGGGTTTCTCCTGTCTTCCTGCAGACAAAGACCTTCAATGAAACCTGCCTGATGGTGCGGAGGCCAGCCCTGGAGGTGATCCATTATTTACGGAACACCAATTTCTCCCACCCAGCTGTGCGTTATGTTATCTGTATCCTCCACACAGTAGCAGCAGAGACTCGGCCGTTCCCTCGGGGCTTTGTGGGCAAGTTATGACTGCCAACCTGGCCTGCGGCTCCATGACCACTGGCCTGGCATTCTGCAGGTGTTCAAGGGGATTTAGAAAATATTCCTTCCCTGCCTGTTATCCAGGTGGATTGGGTGCTCTGGGGACCTTTGTGCAGATGAGCTAGTGAGGCCTTTAAGCACATTTCTGGGAGgaagagtggcctagtggttagagcaatgggctgagaactaAGGAAGCCAAGGTAAAAATCCCACTTTTTCCACTGACactccttttgaccttgggcaagacactttatCTCCTCTtgtctcaggtacccacttaaattgtaagctctcttGGGCATGGACTAGCCATGCCTGAACACTTATCACTATTGTACAGCAAGTATTATATTACTATTCTGGGAGCCAGAATATGGTGGCAGATTAGGACCTCCAGGTCCATGGTCTCTGCCCACGTCCCCTTTCTGTTGCAGTACTGTAGACTGTACTTGAATGCTGGCATTGCCCCTTGCTCTCACACTGCTTTGTGTCCATCACTCTTTCAGTGACAGTAATGCCATAATGAAGGGTGCATCCTTTTGAGGATGATACGGCTGTTCTTcctggctttttttgtttgtacttGTATTCATTTTGTAAGATTTTCCTTGACAATTTGTGGCCAAGACGGGCGGAAGGGCACTGGCAAATCACTAACACTTTGCCATGTAATTCATTATTGTGCAAGACAGGACTGGCTGCTGCTACATGTCCCCGATGGTGAGAGAGAAATAATCTGTGTGAAAGTCATAGTGCCTCGTGTATCTGTGAGGATGAAGGAGCAGTAATAGTTTGCTTTTTGGGGGTCGATTTTTCAGCCCATATTTTGGTGAAGAATTGCAAGGAGCTCATGCAGTCCTCCCACAAGAGTGACCGCTACGATCAACCCTTAGAGGCATCCACCTGGCTGAAGAATTTCAAGGTCACAAACGAGCGTTTTCTGAAACAGGTCAGTGACCGAGGCTTGGATGGGCGCGCGTTGTGCTCACCCCACTATGAGTTTCCACAGAAGTGCGTTTTCAGATTTCTTAGGACCAAAGATTGTACATAAGAGGATGGATGTTTGTTTCTGAAttccaaaaaaaatctttttttttttttttttttttcccccagatttGGGTGCATTAGTGACTTCCATTTAAACACGAATTTTCTCTCCAAATACATTTGTAGTGAATCAGGGAGTCTGGTCCAGTGGAACCCTCTTCCATGCATCCTGGAAAAGATTTTGGATCAATCTGATTTACTAAAATAGGGAATACACATGTAGAGACTAGTCTTCCATGGCACGGGTGGCGTGGGTGGGCGGTGCTTCTGGATAAAGCTTTAGGGACATTGGGCACTGAGAAACAGCCCTTCCTTCTCATGTTCCAGATCCAGACCCAGCAGAGGTATGTGTGGAGCAAGCGGGAAGTGACCGAGGAAGGGAGACCGCTGGGAGAGGTCGTAGATCAGGTGAGAGACCGTCGGAGGCTGTCCTTTCCCTATCAGACTGATTAGAGATTAAGCAAAGTGGGGCAGGTGTCCGAGGTGTTtgtgattggggggaggggggggggcacctaACCAATATGATGACCTGGAGTCGGACGCTTGGAAAGGCAGGGCAATCTGCAGAGAGAAGCCTGGTCTCTCCCAGAGCTCAGAGTCCTTACCTTACCCTGGTCTAAAGCACATTGAGAGTGTAATAGGTCATGAAGTTCAGCACACTGCAAAGATTTTGAGAACTATTTACCAGCAAAAGCAAGCAGGGGCTTCTGAAATTCTGTGGCCTGCAGCGCTCCTGCTGGTTTAGGGAAATGTTAATTGAAAGTGTAAGGAGGGAGGAGGCAGATGTAAAGCTGTCTGTGTAGACATTTCTTTTCCTTGGATGGCTCCTGCTTTtgctctttgtgtgtgtgtctctctttcACCAATGTCTGTCATTCCCATGCTGACCCAGTGactgcatcctcctcctctcatGTTTCCCTTGTATGCTGCTGGATTATgtgtttctctcctcccccctcgcAGGGAATAAGCAGAGTGAAGAGTGCCAGCGATGTAGTGGGAGTGGTGCTGAAGGAGTTGAAGAGGCAGTGTGCACTTGGGGCCTTCCGCATGCTGGTGGCGGCAGAGGGAGTAAATTCTCTCTGGGGAAGAACAACTCTCAAGAGAGAAGACAAGAGCCCGGTATGTAACGATACTGATTGGGCCCTGAAGCTGATGTGAAAGAAACTCCAGCTCATCTGAAAGTTGCCAGTCCTCAGCAGAATGGACCTGCTGTCACTCTCCGAGGAAAAGGCCGACTGAATTAGTAATTCTGTCTGGCAGCTGGTTCATCGCACCCCTCTGGTTTCCTCAAGTCCAAGGTCCCCGtccgtgtttgtgtgtgtaagatgGGGGCTCATTACAGATAGCAGCTGTCCCCCAGAGCAGAGGGCTCTTGGGCATCATCAGTGCTGGCACTGTAGTCTTCATCCAGGCAAGCCCGTGGGTTGTGCATTCCAGCCAGCAAGTGGAAACCGAGAACGCTGACTTGCTGACGTCCTTCTCACATAGCTCCCCACAGACGTCAAGCCAGTGTTTCTCCATCTCAGCATCCTTGCTTGTGGATTTCAGCCTACCAGGGGAGTAGCTGTGGTACATCAGTCTGCCCGGATGAAGAGGacggtgaaattacttcttacttgATCCTTTCCTTTCCTCGAAGTAGGGCAAGCCTGTCCATCCTCCCGCCCTGGGCTGCCTTGAGGTGGTCCACTTTCTTCTGTTGTGTGAGATCCTTGCTAAGAAACATATTGTACAGCAAGGATCTCGGATGCGCTTGGACTTGCGCTGTACCTGATAAGTGAGTTTTGTTCTATGATATTCATTTTCCAGTTGTCCTATGAGACTGTTGTTGGCGGAGCTGAGTCCAGTGTTTccattgtgtttaaaaaaaaaaaaatttgaattattACATACTAGAAGAATGTCCTGTTTGGAATAGTGATTATTGGAGGATGCAATAACGTTTAGGTGGTTTAGTGTCCACAGTTAGCTTCTGAAGAAAAATACTGGCTGACTGATGTCTGTGGTGAGCTATATGAGAGGGACATCAGCAAGTCCCCTATTCTCCATCTCTACCTGCTGGTTGGAGCACACAatccactggtgtggactggttTGCTCTACTTCGAAGaagtgaaattacttcttacctgatttCCTTATGCAgtgaaattggaagaaggaagcTACCTAACagactttttctttttagatTGCTCCGGAAGAACTGACTCTGGTCCATAATCTTAGGAAAATGATGCGGAATGACTGGGTGAGTGGCTGATCTTCATTGCTGCTCTATTGCAGAGCAAAACCCAGTGTTTGTATAGCCCAAGCCTGGCactccctacagcacctcctgctgggactgcaggagctgtgagttCTCCCCAACAGCCAGCACTACTGCAGCATTCCCTACAGTGCCTCCTCTGGGAGagactgggactgcaggagctgtgagctcTCCCCAACAGCCAGCACTACTGCAGCATTCCCTACAGTGCCTCCTCTGGGAGAGACTGGGACTGCAGGGGCTGAGAGTGCACCATTCAGGGTGTTGGTTTCCTCTTTCTGATGCTGTCTGGATAATTAAGAAATGACTGTTGCTTCCGTTTTTCAGACTGGAGGTGCCATCGTGGTAACTGTAAGCCAGACTGGTTCCCTCTTCCATCCACGCTCGGCATATCTCCCCCATGAACTCCTGGGCAAGGTACAGTGATCTggcgttctctctctcccttggagTGATGAAGGAACTGGATATACTGTTTGGCCTTGACCCACTCACAGGTTCTGTTTCCATTGCAGGAGGGTTTTGATGCTCTGGATCCTTTCGTGCCCGTCCAGGTTTCAAACTAcagtgagagagagtttgagagcTGTTACCAGTACTATCTCAACCGCAAATGGCTCCAGCACGAAAGAGGCGAGTAGTAACCCATCTCCTGTCTCTAGCAGGTAGAAATCCGTGTCACAGCAGGGTCCATTCAAGGGACTGCATGAGCCCCTCCTCCACCACCTGGAGTTGCCCCCTACTCTTAGGTAGGTCCTGGGTTTCTGTATGAAGTTTCCACTTCTTAGAATGGTAAACCATGTTTGCAGCTATCACACTTGGGGACACATCAAGAGGGACCCTCAAGCAGCAGCTTCCTCTGAAGCCCAATATTGCAGTGGTGATTACTTCGTGTGCTAACTGGACCCCAAATCTCTTTTCAGCTCATAcagaagaagggaagaaggagcTGCTGTTCCTCAGTAATTCCAATCCCCGGGAGCTGGAGAGGATATGTGCTTTTCTCTGATACCAAAACTCCCCGTGGCCCACTGTGCGTTTCAAAAGAAGCAGTTTGTAAGTGCAAGCCTCTCGCCATGAGACATGGGTACCCCCCTGCTGAAAAGGTGATTGCCCACAGCGTGCACTCCAGGCTCAGCCCCATAGTGCAGGGGAGCAGGGCTCCCTCATCCTGTCAAGACTGCAAGGCCCATTACATGCGAAATAATGTCAGAAGCAAAGGACTGTGTGAAATCAGCTAAACGTTTATCTGCTgggtctgcctttttttttttttttttaattttaatccttCTGTATTAAAGTGTATTTCTTATTGCTGTTTGATGTTTTCGTTTTTTTAAAGCTGGTTTATTTTAAATCACATCACAGAAACCTCAACTGCATAATTTGCACCCACTGGTTATGAGTTAGCTTTATGCTCTGTACGTACTCTGCTGCCGTATTGTTTTGACTGCTACTTATTACTGTAGCACTATTAGATTTACATGTTAACATGCATGCATGAGATCTCTCTAAAAATACATAGCTGGAGATATGGTCTAGAGGGTGGCAGCTAAGATtttagtgctaaaaaaaaatgctgagtcatgcatttagggtgcaaCAACCCACAGGAGCAGTACATTCTGGGAGTGATCGTATATGCTGGTCTTAAGGTGTCCAAATACTTGAAGGTGATAAAGCAAGGAGATAAACATCAGCTGCAAAAAGAGTGATATTTCTCCTGTTTAAGTCTTTAGTGAGATTTAAACAAGGGGGattgaagataagaggatttacagtcagacaactaccaactaggattgaattgcatagtctgggtaaacaaataagcatgggagtagcttgcttgttgcagtggttactaccctgaaccaatcaagcctgatacttcactttgaatacatatacagcgtagctcactgcttcaacgggaggggggaatgaagaaaagaggatttatattaagacaaccaacaaggactaaattgcacaggctgggtaaacaagcgtgggagtagctttcttattgctgtggttactacccctaaccaattaggcttgatacttcacttttatgcagctccagcactactctctacatcaatggtgggggtggaaggaaaattagaaccaaaaagttaccaataagggccctgacttcagcggtcagagtaacagataagtatgagaaaaataagtgtgaaagcttgctgggcagactggatgggctgtatggTCATCTTCTGCGTCACTTCTAGGTTTCtatatttggaatactgtgtacaggatggagttggtccacaACGTGGCCACTAAACTGGGCAGTGTTCTTGGTTATAAAGCACCCAGGCCCAGACAAAGGTCTAAATGAGAAccctagagcagtgtttcccaactggtGTGTGGTGGCTGCAGTCTCTTTCTGGGTCTGCAGGGGGCATCAGAGGGCAACGCttagcagctgctgctcctgcttcccctctgctggctctccccTGCAACAGAAACTGCACAGGGCTCAGTAAGCTTGTGAGACCGGCTGGCCGTGTGCACTTCAGAttgcaaaggaggaagaagcagccctGGGTAAGCCAGGATTGGGGGTGAGGTGGGGAAAGGGACAGCAGACTGTGCCACTGGGTGtggggaagatgatgatgccagagggagagggaggatgatGCTTCATAGAGGAGAGGTGAAGGGATAGGGAAgataatgatgccagggagtgaggttAAGGGAAGGTCATGCCAGGGcatggaaggaaagagaagagaaggtgatgacagGGGCCTGAGCGAGATGGAAGATTATGATGATgttggtgggggagaggagtggagagagagggaaagttaTGATG
Protein-coding regions in this window:
- the DAP3 gene encoding 28S ribosomal protein S29, mitochondrial isoform X1; this encodes MGFFSSFSLPAEETGCWLRGTEGLFPCLPLLVVPWVRGANRVCMQQNQHGHTSRASLAGMMVRSLKRLSPLYQKLDQGYLLPFGARAWMTDVAAVRTETISKTPRVIFQTSESDPAKHGHQHEGQHYVLPAQEVKNIFPHGLPFRFQLQTKTFNETCLMVRRPALEVIHYLRNTNFSHPAVRYVIYGRKGTGKSLTLCHVIHYCARQDWLLLHVPDAHILVKNCKELMQSSHKSDRYDQPLEASTWLKNFKVTNERFLKQIQTQQRYVWSKREVTEEGRPLGEVVDQGISRVKSASDVVGVVLKELKRQCALGAFRMLVAAEGVNSLWGRTTLKREDKSPIAPEELTLVHNLRKMMRNDWTGGAIVVTVSQTGSLFHPRSAYLPHELLGKEGFDALDPFVPVQVSNYSEREFESCYQYYLNRKWLQHERAHTEEGKKELLFLSNSNPRELERICAFL
- the DAP3 gene encoding 28S ribosomal protein S29, mitochondrial isoform X3; protein product: MMVRSLKRLSPLYQKLDQGYLLPFGARAWMTDVAAVRTETISKTPRVIFQTSESDPAKHGHQHEGQHYVLPAQEVKNIFPHGLPFRFQLQTKTFNETCLMVRRPALEVIHYLRNTNFSHPAVRYVIYGRKGTGKSLTLCHVIHYCARQDWLLLHVPDAHILVKNCKELMQSSHKSDRYDQPLEASTWLKNFKVTNERFLKQIQTQQRYVWSKREVTEEGRPLGEVVDQGISRVKSASDVVGVVLKELKRQCALGAFRMLVAAEGVNSLWGRTTLKREDKSPIAPEELTLVHNLRKMMRNDWTGGAIVVTVSQTGSLFHPRSAYLPHELLGKEGFDALDPFVPVQVSNYSEREFESCYQYYLNRKWLQHERAHTEEGKKELLFLSNSNPRELERICAFL
- the DAP3 gene encoding 28S ribosomal protein S29, mitochondrial isoform X2, yielding MGFFSSFSLPAEETGCWLRGTEGLFPCLPLLVVPWVRGANRVCMQQNQHGHTSRASLAGMMVRSLKRLSPLYQKLDQGYLLPFGARAWMTDVAAVRTETISKTPRVIFQTSESDPTKTFNETCLMVRRPALEVIHYLRNTNFSHPAVRYVIYGRKGTGKSLTLCHVIHYCARQDWLLLHVPDAHILVKNCKELMQSSHKSDRYDQPLEASTWLKNFKVTNERFLKQIQTQQRYVWSKREVTEEGRPLGEVVDQGISRVKSASDVVGVVLKELKRQCALGAFRMLVAAEGVNSLWGRTTLKREDKSPIAPEELTLVHNLRKMMRNDWTGGAIVVTVSQTGSLFHPRSAYLPHELLGKEGFDALDPFVPVQVSNYSEREFESCYQYYLNRKWLQHERAHTEEGKKELLFLSNSNPRELERICAFL